TCGATATCAGCGGAAAGTCCCGACGCGATAGTTGGAGACAGGGTCTCTCGTGGAGAGACCTTCCAGAAGTCCATCTTGTTCCCCTCGAGCGAGTCGCCGTCCGCCAAGGACAAGGTGGTCGAGCCCGATATGCTTGACCATATGCCTACCAAACGACAAAGCCATATACTCTACAAAGGCTTCATGTCTGGGGTCCATGCTATAAGTCCGGTCATTCACCCACCTACTATTCTGAAACTGTATAATGCTTTTTGGGATTGGTATGATTATAGCAGCTACTCCGGGGAGCCTTGTCCAGATCCATCTTTCATCCCGCTACTCTACGCTATCTGGTATGGCGGCTCAGTCACGATCTCAATACGGATGATCAAGGCCGAGTTTAATGTCTCGTCACGTTCTGCGCTTTCCAAGACCTACCACGACGAGGTTACACGGTGGTTGACCGAAATATCCTTTCCACGAAGCCCATCATTACAGGGCCTTGCTGCCTATCTTCTAGTACAGACAATTCTCtccagagaagaagaaccttTGACGAGCAGTTTATTCATAAGTCTTTCTATGCGTGTTGCACAAACAATGGGCCTGCATCGGGACCCTGCTAATTTCGGCATTGAACCCTGCGAAGCAGAGTACCGTCGCCGGATATGGTGGCATATTGTGCATATGGATGGTGTTGTAGCCATGTCCAGTGGACTTCCACCTCTCGTCAGTGACGAAAAGTACTGGGATGTTCAGGAGACCAGTGAAGTCAAAGACACGCTCTTGGGCACCGCTGAAGCCGAACAGTATGAGAGATTGGTCACTGCTGGTCTGCGGCCACGAGATAACCCAGATGATCCGACGATCTGTGGCGGACCATCGATGGTAAACGTGTACTATCTATCAGCAAGGGGCAAATATATCATGGCTCGTAAGTGACCTCCAGCACCTTGTTTACGGGCGAGATGGCTGACTTGGCATTTCAAGGTGCTGTCCGTCGTATAATGAAGATCCAACTGGGCACTGAGCCTGTCACACGAAGAGACATGGAGGAGCTTCGATCCATATTGGTCGATCTCCAGTTCAAACTAAACTCGATCATCAACAGAATTCCTGAAGCGAAGAACCAAGAGATTCACTCGCTTAACTCGGACAGATCCCGATCCTTCGCATCCCGCTCCCCGGTTGAGGCTCGGTCCGGTGACACCGAATTACCTGGTGACGGCCCGAATGGGTGTTCAGAACAATATCATTCTCATGTTCTCGTAGCTTTTCACAAGTGGGCGAGAATACTTCTCTCGCTTTTCATTGACAAGGTAAGATGCGAAGGCCCACATCATTGAATTATTGCTGAGGTCTCTGGACAGGCTTTCTGTGTCGCTTATCAACCGTTTCTGAAGAACGCCAAAAGCCGTATCTGGCCGACGGCTAGACAGAGGTAAGTCTGATGATGCTCTCCAGGGCTGTAATGAAAGACGCTGATAGAGGGTAGCGCCCTGCGTCACTGTCATGGCTTCATGGAAAAGTTTATATCTCTGGCCACTGATCCAGATTTCCAGCCCTTTCAATGGAGCTGGCCCGGCAATCATCAGCCGATGCACGCGACCATGATCATGTTGATCGATCTCTACGAACGACCGTATAGCTCCGAGGCTTCCAAGTCACGGGCATTCATCGACAAGATATTCTCACTTTCAGGTCCTGACGGGGGTGTCGtcggcggagaggatggcatcaCGACTCAGCGACCTTTGAAAGATGGAGGCCGCGAAGCATGGGATATGATCCGACGACTGCGCCAGAAGGCGTGGCAAAAAGCAGGCCTAGATCCACAGCGGTTATGGACCGAACAAGCTCAGATCCGAGCGGGCGTGCCCTCCACACCTCCCGAATACTCTCCAGTCTCAAACGCATACCCCACCCAAGCGTCCGGCAACCCGTCCACTATTCCACCATTGACCTCACGAAAGCAGCTGACGGATTTCTCGAAATTGTTCTACAATATGACACGCTCTCATCTAGCCCCTCGGCCCAGTCCTCTGAGATACCAACTACCTCCTCCAGTCCCAAGTGCAGTCCCTGCATCTCCCCGGGTGGTTTCTGATCTCCGTTTCTCTACGTCCCCTGCAACATCCATCCCCACGATCGAACCAACTTTCACTGGCTCGACTATTTCTCCCCCGGCAAGTATACCACCGCTCAGCTCGACTAAACCCTTCGCTCAGCCCACCTTCACGTCATCCTCAGCCACCTTGCCTTATATTGATACGTCCTTGCCTGCCTCACAACCAGGAGCAGCACCCACGCCTCCAAGCATGGTTGATCCAAACCTGAACTTCGACTGGGCGGAGTGGGATGCAGTTTTTGGACAGCATCTCCCTGTTGCGGACGAGCTGATGGAGCTCGATCCAGTCTCCGGATTCGAGTTTGCCGACCTGGCTAATACACGGGATGTTGGTGACCATACGGCTGCTGGGAAGACTGATACGGGGATGAGTGATGTGCGAGATCCGGAGTGGTTCTCGTATTGCTGATTTTGGTGATTGATTGGCGTGTCTACTGTCGTTATTCACCACCAAACTGTACATAAGCTCAAAATTTCCTATTGTATATATAAATTTCATGATATTGATTGAGGCTAAAGGTAGAAGTATGATTCTATTTGCAAGTATCCAACAGGCGGGTAGGACATAACAGATATGGGATTCATGAGGCGTAACTATATTGGAAGGATATGGAAGATGCGGTGTAGTGGAGCTATAACAGAAAGATAGCTAGATGCGTGGTATAAACTTCGGAGATGAGGCAAATAGCACTTAAATCTCATCAGTATGCTTGAATTAGAAACAACCGCGGACTCCAATTCCCTAATTTTGGATCATGAGATTCTTCATAACTGCAGAACATTTAAaccttcatctcctcgagaCCGTGCTTCCAGAGAGTGGCGTAGGGGGTGACACCGTCCTCACGGAAGTCAATCAGGACGTGCCTGGTAATCGGTTAGTAAAAGATTCTATTGTTTCATCACAGAGGACATAACATACATAGCATCACCGTCCATGGAGTGGCCCATCAGGACATCGTAGTTGTCATAGTTGGCAAGGATCTTCTTGACGGCAGCGGGAGCACCCTTCTTGAAAGCATCGATCTCCGCTTCGGGAACACCCTTCTCCTGGAGCTTGGCGAGAACCTTCTTCATGTAGGCTAGAAACCCGGCGTCAGCGAGTCTGCTTGAAATGCCAGAAATGGTAGACTCAAGAGGGGCGACATACTCTTCAGGTGGCTCTTGAAGGCATCCTTGGAAGGCTTCATGCCCTCCTCGGTCTTCAGCCAAACGAGACGGAACTGATCCTCAATGTCGTGAACCATGACctcctcaccatcaccgccggcatcatcgtcacccTCCTCAGCGGAGGGGTTAGCACCCTCAAGCTGGATGTCCTCGTTCTTCCGCTTGAGGTACTTGCGGCAGTCGCACTCGTAGAGGACACCGTCAacctccttgatcttgaagtTGTCGGAGAGAACCTCGTCTCCAGAGATGATATCCTATATGAGCAAAAGAACGTCCGTCAGTAACTTGCGCCTATATGCATGCCATCCGACATGATAGTGGGGTAAGGTCCAAAGCAAAGGTACATACCTTGTAAATGATCATTTTGAATTATGTGATGAGAGAAAAACTTCACAACAAAAGGAGAAAGGGTGAAGATAGAAGAAATTGGCACACGGCTGGACAGgtcaagagaaggaaagggaagagaagaaaacaGGTAGCTGGAAAAGAACCCAAAGAGAGGGGGTAAAATAGAAGTTTTTAGTGGCGCCCGTTCCAACTTTTGGTGGggttctttttttttcaccTACGATTCTCGAGGGGCAAAATAGAGCTAAGCCTCTTTGGGTCTGGTGGACATGTCTGGCCCAGCAGTTGACAGAGGAGCACCAAGCAGAATTGCCACGCCAGAATGGTGTTGTCTTGTATTTGGGCAAGATCTAAATAGTCTATGGGATAGAATCTGTGACAATCACTAGATCGGTCCACAACTCAGGCCAGAATGTACCACTGCAACGGGTGGTTTGACTGCCTCTAGGATCAAGACAATCAGGGGCATCTCCTGACTGAACTGTATGTTATTGTAATCACAATACATAAGTTACACTGGGGTTTCCGCCTCGACACTGTACAAGTGTGTGTATAGACTATGTACCATACAGTACATTTTCACCCAGCATCTGATCCCCAGTTGATTAGATAAGTCGGCGGCCCGGATCTGAGTTCTTGTGGTGCCACTTGACGATCTACTACTTATCGCGATGGGCTGCTAGGGCCTTTTTTTCTATCCTCCAAATCTCTGCACCTGACCAGGTTTCTAATATTTCATATTCTTATATTTGTTGTTCTTGACGGAGGTTAACGTCGATTTCTAAGTGCCTTTCTCGCGCACATTGGTCTATTGACTCAGCATCCAAACGGTTCGGTTGTAGTTCTGCCTATTGCAGCGCGTCCCCTGACTGTGGCGGACCGCTTTTGAGGGAAAAAGGACTCCCGACCAACTGTCGATTCTTTCGACATCGCGTCCAATCTTCCGACTCAGACTCTTCGCATTTTCGAAAAGTCGAACTTCCGTACGCTTGATTCCGCACTTCTCTCCCGTATCTCCGGCCTTTCCACCTAAAAGTATCCGCAACGTGACTCCTGAGGGCCATCGCTGCAGCCTCCTCCCTCGTTGCCTGACCTCGCAGATCCATGCGTTGATTTCTTGGATTTATCACATTGCgctcatcctccatcatctACGCATTTGAGGCGTTGACGCCGTAACGGTCAAGCCATGGCAGTCAACGCATCCATCGAGTATGACTACCCTCCTCTGCCGAGCTACACTCTGACGCCCCGCCCACCTCTTCTTGCGCCGATCCCAGACAACATTCTTGCTCTGATTCTGCCAATTGTCGCATATTGGGGGCTATCTATGGTGTACCATGTCATTGATGTCTACGACCTTTTCCCACAGTATCGTTTGCATACGCCGGCCGAGGTTTTGAAGCGGAATAAGGTCTCGCGTTGGGACGTGGTCAGAGATGTCATTCTACAACAGGTTATTCAAACGCTGGCTGGTATGGTGGTCGGCTATTTTGACGACGTGGAATACATTGGGCGAGAGGAGTACGATGTTGCCATGTGGGCTCGCCGTCTTCGGTTGGCCCAAAAGGCAATTCCACGTCTGTTAGCTGTGTTCGGTGTCGATGCTTTCGGCCTGTCACGCAGCCTGTCTCAGAACGGCCATGCAATTCTAGCTGGTGTACTAGCTGGCGGACAATATCCAGGAGTTACTCAGTCTTTTGTTATGGACAGCGGTATTGAAGCGGTCGTACCTGCTTTCACCAACTGGGAGCTGTCAATGGCTAGTCTCATCTACTGGTACTTTATCCCTGCGGTACAGTTCACAGTGGGAGTGTTTATCGTCGATACCTGGCAGTATTTCCTCCACCGGGCGATGCATCTGAATCGCTGGCTTTACGGTATGTACTTTGATTACGAAGCTTTGGTCACTCGGGGATCTCCCACTAACAGTTTACAGTCACTTTCCACtctcgccatcatcggctTTATGTCCCATACGCCTTCGGCGCCCTCTATAATCACCCGGTGGAAggcttccttcttgatactgctggtgctggcatTGGGTTTCTGGTAACGCGCATGACGAACCGTCAGGCCATGTGGTTCTTCACATGTTCCACTATCAAGACTGTGGACGATCATTGCGGCTATGCTTTCCCCTGGGATCCTTTGCAACACTTTACTAACAACAATGCGGCCTATCACGACATTCACCATCAAAGCTGGGGTATCAAGACGAACTTCTCTCAACCGTTCTTCACTTTCTGGGATCGTCTTTTTAACACTAAGTGGGAGGGTGACGTCAAACTCCGCTACGAAAGATCTCGAGAGGCGGCACAGAAACAAGTCGATCAGGATGCCTCTTCAgcggcagcatcttcaaATGAAGAGAATTCGTATGAGGGCCCAGTCGTCTCGCCAGACGCACCCGCCGACTCTAACGCACGAGCACGGTTGCGCAGAAAAACGGTGACTTTGTCTCCCCATGTTGACAGTCTAAAGGGTGTCAATCATGGAGTGACAAGCAGTGTCCTTCAGGCCTGATTATTTACCATCCGTTTCGGAATTTGCATTACTAAGTATTTAATACTTTTATGTCTCAACTCACGCATGGAGCAACCGAAGCTGCTGGACGTCTTCGATCGATGCGAAAGATGTTATTCATAGCCATTCTTTATGTTACTGAATCATGCTGTACTAATATGTGGACCATGCATTCTTGGTCCTTTGTCCTGTATAATGAGCTTTACTTGGATATCTTTACTCAGTGCAATGTGTATATTTCTCAACTCGACTTTCCAAAACTCCGAAACTGCTATCGAAACAAAGCTTCAAACATTCTCCCGAGTCCTCTCATCTCCCTTGCGTTCGGTGTGCAACCTATGATTTTCCTTGGAACAACCCCAAAAAATCAATCTCCCAATCGTCCTTAATACTCATTCCCGTTAAACGTCTCGATCCCTGCAattcttccctctttcttgaATTATGCGAGTACTCACCGCATGACACATCTCGGGCGCTTGCCCCAGCCACTGACTCGATGGAAGTTGTTAATAGCTCTCTTTGCACACAAGGTCCCAGGTAGTGTCTCCCGGCCCCGCATCACGCACCGGGTCGTCCATCCAAGATGTCTCGCTATATTCTGAGTCAGAGTGATACGCCACTGGGCTCAGCAATTCGCAGTATCGGTCCGCAAGCTCTTCGGTGTCCTCGCCCGGGGGTCCTCCAAGCGCCAATTCCCCGATCTCCTTCGACAGGGCTTCCAAGGTGCCGAGGGCGGCTCCGTTACCGGCACTCCGCCAGTCAGAGTTGTTGCGCGGAGGCATGTAGCTCGGTTCACCCATGGGGTGGTCCTCATCGTAGCGAGACGCTGAGATCACCGAGTGGTCGGCCCCGGGGACGGATAGGGGATGAACAGGCGGCACTCCAGCGGGCAGGTTTGTAGTGGAACGGGGCGCCCAATCTCTGGCTCCGAAGGCCTCGTAGGTCGCGATGATCTCGTCAGCGACCGTGTCCCGTTCATTGACGATCTCGGCGTGGTGAGAGTGCACCCTCGCTCTTTGGCTGGCGTTTCGGTATAAGCCTTGCTGCTCAGCGCTGCTGTGGTCCATGTAGACGACGATGGACTGCAtgtcatcaccatcatcatcactactACGTTGACTTGTCACATAGCCGGGTGCCTCTGCGAACCCAGCTGACTCTCGCTGTCCGGGCTCCAGTCTGATAGACCTGCCTTTGTTCTTTGGATGCTTGCGCAGGTGATCGGTGTAGTCCTCGCGGCGATGAATGCGCTGCGGGCGCTTCTTGTACGCTCTCACCGCCGCTTTCCTGGCAGCCTTGAAATCAAATGCCGCTTGGCCGCTTGCATGCCAGTACTGTAGAGCGCGATCCCCGTAATAGTTGATAGCTTGGTCAATGAACGCCAACAGCCTAGGCGCACGATGTTTGGATCTAGTTCTAGTCCGGCTGATAAGTGCGACGCGCAGGTTCTGCAGGAACATCGGCTCCTGGACTACCCTTGCCAAGATACATGCTTCGCATCTGTTCTCCTGGTAAGGTGCCGGTGCAATCGGCGGAGGACGAGTGCCCAGCGGGACCAGAGACCACATGCCCTGCATGGATTGCAGCGCGCGGACTAGTCTGACATGGCTTTGGTCGAGATTATCTGAGTACCAGTCAATGACGTCCAGATGCTCGGTGACTTCTTTTCTGATCAGGCTGCAAATGTTCGCAACGATATAGGGATTGATTCCCTGGTGTGAGGGACACAGCTCCGCGGCGCGAATCACGGAATTTGGGAGAATTTGGAGCAAGGTGGACTTCCGAAGCTCGGATGGGAGGTTTCTGATGGCGTGGTGGATCAGCTCGCTGCGCACTTCGAAGAGTCGTCCCATATTGTCGTGCGTGTAGTGGACGGAATGCTGTAAGTTCAAGATTTGGATTAGCATTGCCAATTGAGATTTCTTGAGGTCAGTGGCCATCAGAGGGTACCTCATCTGAATTGCGCGCTGCATCTTAGCGAGGTCGTACTCAATCACTCAAGCAGCTTTAGATACTGCTCGTCCAAGGGCTACTGACGAATTCTCGATATAGCAGGCGTCTGCACTTTCAAGTTTGGCGAAAAGGGTTCCGTCCACGAAAGTTGCCTCACAGCTGTGGTGTCGGTAAGCTGTCGttgggcaagaagagaggTCGAAGttcgatgatgacgatgaaaaagcagttgaggatgttgaagtTGATCGATAATGAGAAGATGGTTGGCAAAGATGAGCAGGGTATAGAGAAGCCATTTTATACTAGTCAGAAAGTCTCAAGACAAAGGCTTTCAGATATCAATGCTATTGTCTCAGTTTGGGCTTGTAGCGGTCACAGAAGTGTCTAAGACAAGCTCAACAAA
The DNA window shown above is from Aspergillus fumigatus Af293 chromosome 1, whole genome shotgun sequence and carries:
- a CDS encoding putative C6 transcription factor; its protein translation is MNTDPTRNLPSYGSPNLGPSLQLQPDTNSPRPFFCSPAPSRTATGKTRRAAGRQITRNRASYSCHTCRRRKVKCDKVHPVCGNCAKNETECVYDATLQKDAASRSGQDKTAHGVKRRRETSRPLDRDIDDIQLVQGELRQTEHYDGKKIGSQAIEARLDKLASMIERLSKTDQPREQMERQLLEQRTSMEAMSAEIRQANCEQPMSSANSQPDSPRRGGVDSSGDEFPIPAGHATDLVDPVGSLNIGHLSLEDGGRSRYVGTTYWAYISQEINELNQLLRDQNRSHESARNENYSDEVVTTPDRQWKSSISAESPDAIVGDRVSRGETFQKSILFPSSESPSAKDKVVEPDMLDHMPTKRQSHILYKGFMSGVHAISPVIHPPTILKLYNAFWDWYDYSSYSGEPCPDPSFIPLLYAIWYGGSVTISIRMIKAEFNVSSRSALSKTYHDEVTRWLTEISFPRSPSLQGLAAYLLVQTILSREEEPLTSSLFISLSMRVAQTMGLHRDPANFGIEPCEAEYRRRIWWHIVHMDGVVAMSSGLPPLVSDEKYWDVQETSEVKDTLLGTAEAEQYERLVTAGLRPRDNPDDPTICGGPSMVNVYYLSARGKYIMARAVRRIMKIQLGTEPVTRRDMEELRSILVDLQFKLNSIINRIPEAKNQEIHSLNSDRSRSFASRSPVEARSGDTELPGDGPNGCSEQYHSHVLVAFHKWARILLSLFIDKAFCVAYQPFLKNAKSRIWPTARQSALRHCHGFMEKFISLATDPDFQPFQWSWPGNHQPMHATMIMLIDLYERPYSSEASKSRAFIDKIFSLSGPDGGVVGGEDGITTQRPLKDGGREAWDMIRRLRQKAWQKAGLDPQRLWTEQAQIRAGVPSTPPEYSPVSNAYPTQASGNPSTIPPLTSRKQLTDFSKLFYNMTRSHLAPRPSPLRYQLPPPVPSAVPASPRVVSDLRFSTSPATSIPTIEPTFTGSTISPPASIPPLSSTKPFAQPTFTSSSATLPYIDTSLPASQPGAAPTPPSMVDPNLNFDWAEWDAVFGQHLPVADELMELDPVSGFEFADLANTRDVGDHTAAGKTDTGMSDVRDPEWFSYC
- a CDS encoding translationally-controlled tumor protein, with product MIIYKDIISGDEVLSDNFKIKEVDGVLYECDCRKYLKRKNEDIQLEGANPSAEEGDDDAGGDGEEVMVHDIEDQFRLVWLKTEEGMKPSKDAFKSHLKTYMKKVLAKLQEKGVPEAEIDAFKKGAPAAVKKILANYDNYDVLMGHSMDGDAMHVLIDFREDGVTPYATLWKHGLEEMKV
- the sur2 gene encoding sphingosine hydroxylase encodes the protein MAVNASIEYDYPPLPSYTLTPRPPLLAPIPDNILALILPIVAYWGLSMVYHVIDVYDLFPQYRLHTPAEVLKRNKVSRWDVVRDVILQQVIQTLAGMVVGYFDDVEYIGREEYDVAMWARRLRLAQKAIPRLLAVFGVDAFGLSRSLSQNGHAILAGVLAGGQYPGVTQSFVMDSGIEAVVPAFTNWELSMASLIYWYFIPAVQFTVGVFIVDTWQYFLHRAMHLNRWLYVTFHSRHHRLYVPYAFGALYNHPVEGFLLDTAGAGIGFLVTRMTNRQAMWFFTCSTIKTVDDHCGYAFPWDPLQHFTNNNAAYHDIHHQSWGIKTNFSQPFFTFWDRLFNTKWEGDVKLRYERSREAAQKQVDQDASSAAASSNEENSYEGPVVSPDAPADSNARARLRRKTVTLSPHVDSLKGVNHGVTSSVLQA